In Alicyclobacillus vulcanalis, a single window of DNA contains:
- a CDS encoding fumarylacetoacetate hydrolase family protein gives MKLCVYRDNDERRLGLVRGDDVIDVAASAAQLGVSVPTDMLDVIANDAQHRAALAQIEEKGVVAGKLGQLRLAPPVTRPEKILCVGLNYRKHAEESKMPIPSSPVYFAKFANSLAGHGDEIAIPEVAREVDYEVELVAVMGRRCRNVSEDEALEAVFGYTIGNDLSARDLQMRTPQWLYGKAIDGFAPLGPYLVTADEVGDPQRLGLRLYLNGELRQNSSTSDMIFTVAQVIADLSRIMTLEPGDLIYTGTPEGVILGRAEKVWLKPGDEMACEIDGLGRLENRLVAG, from the coding sequence ATGAAGCTCTGCGTGTATAGGGACAACGACGAGCGGCGCCTCGGGCTTGTGCGAGGTGATGACGTGATCGACGTCGCGGCGAGTGCGGCGCAACTGGGCGTATCTGTGCCGACCGATATGCTCGACGTGATCGCGAATGACGCACAGCATCGGGCGGCGCTGGCTCAAATCGAAGAGAAGGGGGTCGTTGCGGGGAAGCTTGGACAGCTGCGCCTTGCGCCACCGGTGACGCGCCCGGAGAAGATCCTGTGTGTCGGGCTCAACTATCGCAAGCACGCCGAGGAATCGAAGATGCCCATCCCCTCGTCACCGGTGTATTTCGCCAAATTTGCGAACAGTCTGGCCGGGCATGGGGACGAGATCGCCATTCCCGAAGTGGCGCGCGAGGTGGACTACGAGGTGGAGCTGGTGGCCGTGATGGGGCGGCGGTGCCGCAACGTGTCGGAGGATGAGGCGCTGGAGGCGGTCTTCGGCTATACCATCGGCAATGACCTCAGCGCCCGCGATCTCCAGATGCGCACGCCCCAGTGGCTGTATGGCAAGGCCATCGACGGCTTCGCGCCGCTCGGCCCGTATCTTGTGACAGCGGACGAGGTGGGGGATCCGCAGCGGCTCGGACTGCGCCTGTATCTGAACGGCGAGCTGCGGCAGAACTCCTCCACTTCCGACATGATTTTCACGGTGGCGCAGGTGATCGCCGACCTGTCCCGCATCATGACGCTCGAACCGGGCGATCTCATCTACACGGGCACGCCGGAGGGTGTCATCTTGGGCCGCGCGGAGAAGGTGTGGCTGAAGCCGGGTGACGAGATGGCGTGCGAGATTGATGGCCTTGGCCGGCTCGAGAATCGGCTCGTGGCGGGCTGA
- the csb2 gene encoding type I-G CRISPR-associated protein Csb2, whose protein sequence is MTLVLEIEFLSGSSVAALHPDSEAPDWPPQPDRVFSALVATWAYRGQRPEERLALEWLEALEPPRIEATSAFQRTSYVTYVPPNDRSAVKMRRASDNISDYRSRQPRRFITVRPVSPTVRLLWHGVGADGETERWVSALDALARDTAYVGHSSSLTRCRVYLTDKPVPDHAQEPLRRVYAGRMAELIRSFEAGRRPRVGEWVLPRAKTATRGEPASLFSTTWLVLEHVGGLMPDIRAAALVSQAIRDRVVEGYRAIGAPVSEVVSGRTVHGEPAHEAHLAIVPLPFAGFSHADGRVLGFALVPPRQVDLLRNETWLRALRAICPVDERRGRRVLRVKLDMGEMELSPTLQPTKRSLDPALYVASSSRIFATVTPMVLNRHVKSGRAPSVLEVMDEVARACAHVGLPRLEEIRVEGLDRPVPVVLATDHSAFEGVPSVLRSRKRPAWLRWQVPPYLQGRPITHAIIQFAEPVSGPVILGAGRYLGLGLCRPLPDGGESSEHALGSL, encoded by the coding sequence GTGACGCTCGTCTTGGAGATCGAATTTCTGTCGGGCAGCTCGGTTGCGGCGCTGCATCCAGACAGCGAGGCGCCCGACTGGCCGCCGCAACCAGACCGAGTGTTTTCCGCCCTCGTGGCGACCTGGGCGTATCGGGGGCAGCGGCCTGAGGAGCGGTTGGCGCTTGAATGGCTGGAGGCACTGGAGCCTCCTCGGATTGAGGCGACGAGCGCATTTCAACGCACCTCCTATGTGACCTATGTGCCGCCCAACGATAGGTCGGCGGTCAAAATGCGCCGTGCTTCTGACAACATCTCCGACTACAGGAGTCGCCAGCCGCGCCGGTTCATCACCGTGAGGCCCGTCTCTCCCACGGTCAGGCTGCTGTGGCATGGTGTGGGCGCGGATGGAGAGACGGAGAGATGGGTGTCGGCGCTTGATGCGCTCGCGCGGGACACGGCGTACGTGGGCCATTCTTCGAGTTTGACGCGTTGCCGGGTGTATTTGACGGATAAGCCCGTGCCCGATCACGCGCAGGAGCCTCTGCGCCGGGTGTATGCCGGGCGTATGGCCGAGCTGATTCGGTCGTTTGAGGCCGGCCGCCGTCCCCGGGTGGGGGAGTGGGTCCTTCCCAGAGCGAAGACTGCGACGCGCGGTGAGCCCGCCTCCTTGTTTTCGACCACTTGGCTTGTTCTCGAGCACGTCGGGGGACTGATGCCGGATATCCGTGCTGCTGCGTTGGTCTCCCAGGCCATTCGGGACCGCGTCGTCGAGGGCTATCGCGCGATAGGTGCGCCGGTCTCGGAAGTGGTGAGCGGCCGAACAGTCCACGGCGAGCCCGCCCACGAGGCTCACCTCGCCATCGTGCCTCTGCCGTTCGCCGGGTTTTCGCATGCGGATGGCCGCGTGTTGGGCTTTGCGCTTGTGCCGCCAAGGCAGGTGGATCTTTTGCGGAACGAAACTTGGCTTCGAGCGCTCCGGGCCATTTGTCCTGTCGATGAAAGGCGAGGGCGGCGCGTGTTGCGCGTCAAGCTCGACATGGGAGAGATGGAGCTCTCGCCGACCTTACAGCCGACAAAGCGCTCGCTCGATCCGGCCCTCTACGTCGCTTCGTCGAGCCGCATCTTCGCAACGGTGACGCCCATGGTGTTGAATCGCCATGTGAAGTCGGGACGAGCCCCAAGCGTGCTAGAGGTCATGGACGAAGTGGCCCGCGCGTGTGCGCATGTCGGCTTGCCGCGTTTGGAGGAGATACGCGTCGAGGGGCTGGACCGCCCGGTGCCGGTCGTTCTGGCAACCGACCACTCGGCCTTCGAAGGCGTGCCTTCGGTTCTCCGCTCCCGCAAGCGGCCAGCTTGGCTCCGATGGCAAGTCCCGCCTTATCTTCAAGGGCGGCCAATCACGCACGCCATCATCCAATTCGCGGAGCCCGTTTCGGGCCCTGTGATCCTCGGCGCGGGCCGGTACCTAGGGCTCGGACTCTGCCGACCCTTGCCGGATGGAGGTGAGTCGAGTGAGCACGCCCTTGGATCGCTCTGA
- a CDS encoding type I-G CRISPR-associated protein, Cas3-extension family: MTAHEFRLEGLEPDNPLAFFALLGLLRALEAADLDCEPSERLYPRVRWAPAPLRPVLVVRRSATEDEIAKRAVDGIAQLANHHDFGDHADLNYTQQEARVILSEAIAKADPHQRYRADLLAALMSDGAVEGKRSKKSESPRIAPTPVCLLFGQGHQHFLKRLRDVPRSRTPDELEDKGRVGAGEEPEQYVQETIFRPWRRDDTMLSSFRWDPNEIARYALMPGNPTDPKYKLGAQYGANRLAAIGISVLSGAPRNRADRTWLTIVGGHYDKDGFTLAWPIWRAPATLAAIRFMLAHPGLRDGLRHMGVEQVMVSRRIQIEKYFSFTRAQPRFVEAT, encoded by the coding sequence GTGACAGCTCACGAATTTCGACTTGAGGGCCTCGAACCCGACAATCCGCTTGCGTTCTTCGCGCTCCTCGGCCTCTTGCGCGCCTTGGAAGCTGCCGATCTCGACTGCGAGCCAAGCGAACGGCTGTATCCTCGCGTCCGGTGGGCGCCCGCGCCTCTGCGCCCGGTTCTTGTGGTCCGACGCAGTGCTACGGAAGACGAGATCGCAAAACGGGCCGTGGACGGGATCGCACAGCTGGCCAACCATCACGACTTCGGCGATCACGCGGATTTAAATTACACACAACAAGAGGCTCGCGTAATACTGAGTGAGGCAATCGCGAAGGCCGATCCGCATCAACGCTATCGGGCGGATCTCCTAGCCGCACTCATGAGTGACGGGGCGGTGGAGGGCAAGCGAAGCAAGAAATCGGAATCCCCGCGGATTGCGCCCACACCCGTGTGCCTATTGTTCGGGCAAGGTCATCAACACTTTCTGAAGCGCCTACGAGATGTGCCGCGATCAAGGACGCCGGACGAGCTGGAAGACAAAGGGCGCGTCGGTGCGGGGGAAGAGCCTGAACAGTACGTTCAGGAAACCATCTTTCGCCCTTGGCGGAGAGACGACACGATGTTGTCTTCGTTTCGCTGGGATCCCAACGAAATCGCACGATATGCACTCATGCCAGGAAACCCGACGGACCCCAAGTACAAGCTGGGGGCGCAGTACGGGGCCAACCGGCTTGCGGCCATCGGCATATCCGTGCTCAGTGGAGCACCGAGAAATCGGGCAGATCGCACTTGGTTGACGATCGTCGGAGGTCATTACGACAAAGATGGGTTTACACTCGCGTGGCCTATCTGGAGGGCTCCCGCGACTCTCGCGGCGATTCGCTTTATGCTTGCTCATCCGGGATTGCGCGACGGCCTGCGCCACATGGGCGTGGAACAGGTGATGGTTTCGCGGCGGATTCAAATCGAAAAGTACTTTAGTTTTACGCGAGCCCAGCCTCGCTTCGTAGAAGCGACCTGA
- a CDS encoding glutamate-5-semialdehyde dehydrogenase produces MSLDTKADLVASVRATLQAAQGAKRAMATAPTRVKNEALAHMADAIWARRSEILAANAADVGAARREGQPAARVDRLMLDEARLQQIIEGVREVMALPDPVGEEVERIVRPNGLDIRKVRVPMGVIAMIYEARPNVTVDAAALAVKTGNVAVLRGGSEALESNQALVAAIHDGLRQAGLPEAAVSLVAHTDRDAVDVLIRARGLVDLAIPRGGAGLIQRVVENASVPVIETGVGNCHVYVDRAANVDMATRIVVNAKTQRPSVCNAAETLLVHEEIAESWLPDAARALVERGVELRACPRALAILSHAGIAAVPAVEADWETEYLDLVLAVRVVDTLEDAIAHIERYGTRHSEVIVTEDDDAARTFLAAIDAAAVYHNASSRFTDGYEFGFGAEIGISTQKMHARGPMGLRELTSYKYVVHGHGQVRG; encoded by the coding sequence ATGAGTCTCGACACGAAGGCGGACCTTGTGGCGTCCGTGCGCGCGACGCTGCAGGCGGCGCAGGGGGCCAAGCGGGCCATGGCCACGGCCCCGACGCGCGTGAAGAACGAGGCGCTCGCGCACATGGCGGATGCCATCTGGGCGCGCAGGAGCGAGATTTTGGCCGCCAACGCGGCCGACGTGGGCGCGGCGCGGCGCGAAGGGCAACCGGCAGCTCGCGTGGACCGGCTGATGCTCGACGAGGCGCGACTGCAGCAGATCATTGAGGGCGTGCGCGAAGTCATGGCCCTGCCGGATCCGGTGGGCGAGGAGGTCGAGCGGATCGTCAGGCCCAACGGGCTCGACATCCGCAAGGTGCGCGTGCCCATGGGCGTGATCGCCATGATTTACGAGGCGCGGCCGAACGTGACGGTGGACGCGGCGGCGCTTGCGGTGAAGACGGGGAACGTGGCCGTGCTGCGCGGGGGCAGCGAGGCGCTGGAGTCCAACCAGGCGCTCGTGGCGGCCATCCACGACGGGCTGCGGCAGGCGGGCCTTCCCGAAGCCGCCGTGTCGCTGGTGGCGCACACGGACCGCGACGCGGTTGACGTGCTCATCCGCGCGCGGGGCCTGGTCGATCTCGCCATTCCGCGCGGCGGCGCGGGGCTCATCCAGCGCGTGGTGGAGAACGCCTCGGTGCCGGTGATCGAGACGGGCGTCGGGAACTGCCACGTTTACGTCGATCGCGCCGCGAATGTTGACATGGCCACCCGCATCGTGGTCAACGCGAAGACGCAGCGCCCGTCGGTCTGCAATGCGGCCGAGACGCTGCTCGTGCACGAGGAGATAGCTGAATCCTGGTTGCCAGACGCGGCGCGGGCCCTCGTTGAACGCGGCGTAGAGCTGCGCGCCTGCCCGCGTGCACTCGCGATCCTGAGCCATGCCGGGATTGCGGCCGTGCCAGCCGTGGAGGCGGACTGGGAGACGGAGTACCTGGATCTGGTGCTGGCCGTGCGCGTGGTGGACACGCTCGAAGACGCCATTGCGCACATCGAGCGGTATGGCACGCGCCACTCGGAAGTGATTGTGACGGAGGATGACGACGCGGCTCGGACGTTCCTCGCGGCGATCGATGCGGCGGCGGTCTACCACAACGCGTCGAGTCGCTTCACGGACGGCTACGAGTTTGGCTTTGGGGCCGAGATCGGCATATCGACGCAGAAGATGCACGCTCGCGGTCCGATGGGGCTGCGCGAACTGACGAGCTACAAATACGTGGTGCACGGGCACGGGCAAGTGCGAGGCTGA
- the cas7g gene encoding type I-G CRISPR-associated RAMP protein Csb1/Cas7g has protein sequence MNVKSLEQMVMEDAAIRRRQRLQPVGGKGDKIFPSTYPGEFQNDPPKHVFERRMIEGEEVWCALVDSVQSQANRMEEALLEVVRQGGLPVPYVVVDFRDRGLLGLTEITSLEAPHRIYDAILRDSLLDGKPFMESEVGLRLAQASPSNATALLETSPTALVFGAWHSTGSGGGLGAKFARCLTSEIVAIRVPVEEIPRRDGTLVVRTAGRRTGSRIDPLGILRKVEVYKSDTNWDVVPDRAGKGAKKVRPSEINHGNITPSVNPLGITCDHLEHTFVLSFAGLRRLRFGGDERDRAGRVLLAALGLLAMLEQDRHGYALRSRCDLVPEQPAPLEVVHPDGSTETLKLDLQGARALYEETFARAEAAGFRIRREPIRLVPQDKLVAIVMESQKLALSGQGGEAEEEK, from the coding sequence GTGAATGTTAAATCACTTGAGCAAATGGTGATGGAAGACGCAGCAATTCGGCGTCGGCAGCGATTGCAGCCGGTAGGCGGTAAAGGGGACAAAATATTTCCGTCCACGTATCCTGGTGAATTCCAGAACGATCCGCCCAAGCATGTGTTCGAGCGCCGCATGATTGAAGGAGAGGAGGTCTGGTGCGCGCTTGTCGACAGCGTCCAGTCGCAGGCCAATCGCATGGAGGAGGCCCTGCTGGAAGTCGTGCGCCAAGGCGGATTGCCCGTCCCTTATGTCGTCGTGGATTTCCGCGATCGCGGCCTTCTCGGTTTAACCGAGATCACGTCCCTTGAGGCGCCACACCGCATCTATGACGCCATTTTGCGTGACAGCTTACTGGACGGAAAACCTTTCATGGAGAGCGAGGTGGGTCTGCGACTTGCTCAGGCCAGTCCTTCCAACGCCACAGCGCTGCTCGAGACCTCGCCCACGGCGCTCGTCTTCGGGGCTTGGCACTCCACAGGGAGCGGCGGCGGTCTCGGTGCTAAGTTCGCGCGGTGCCTTACCTCCGAGATTGTCGCCATCCGCGTACCAGTAGAAGAGATTCCTCGTCGGGATGGCACTCTTGTGGTGCGCACAGCAGGCCGTCGCACGGGCAGCCGCATCGATCCGCTGGGCATTTTGCGAAAGGTCGAGGTGTACAAGAGCGATACGAACTGGGATGTCGTGCCGGATCGAGCGGGCAAGGGTGCAAAGAAGGTCCGGCCGTCGGAGATCAACCACGGCAATATCACCCCGTCGGTCAATCCGTTGGGCATCACCTGCGATCATCTCGAACACACCTTCGTGCTGAGCTTCGCAGGGCTGCGCCGCCTGCGCTTTGGAGGGGACGAACGGGATCGCGCTGGACGAGTCCTGCTCGCGGCACTGGGGCTCTTGGCAATGCTGGAACAGGACCGCCACGGGTACGCGCTTCGGTCGCGCTGCGATCTCGTCCCCGAACAACCAGCTCCTCTGGAGGTGGTCCACCCGGACGGATCGACGGAAACCCTGAAGCTGGATCTGCAAGGGGCTCGTGCGCTCTACGAGGAAACGTTCGCGCGGGCTGAGGCCGCAGGGTTCCGGATCAGGCGAGAGCCCATTCGCCTCGTGCCGCAGGACAAGCTCGTCGCCATCGTGATGGAGAGCCAGAAGTTGGCGCTGTCCGGCCAAGGTGGAGAGGCGGAGGAAGAGAAGTGA
- the cas3g gene encoding type I-G CRISPR-associated helicase/endonuclease Cas3g has translation MSTPLDRSEFASFLQEVHGYQPFPWQVRLFDHLVETGAWPELLKLPTSSGKTTVIDIAVFYLALEADAGANRRAPMRLAFIVDRRLVVDDAYQHAKRLAENLEAAEPDSVSARVAARLRELSGSSHPLVVRRLRGGVPREDDWARTPIQPTVLCSTVDQVGSRLLFRGYGVSDAMKPVHAGLLGADCHLFVDEAHLAEPLRQTLSWVAMYNGPRWRTDTTIKLPWGYTIMTATPQPGVNQAFELEDEDFEHPILSARWSATKPVRLIELKKKTARDKSAPEESLQEADEAEENRRVEALIDEFRTAAQYLQANGVPRPAIAIVVNRVGRARAVFDALRAELASDGWTPMLLMGPARPLDRDAWLTGQLAPIRTRPWPERRDLEHPIAIVATQCIEVGIDIDLDAVITDAAPIDALRQRFGRLNRAGRPTPCLGAIVATPTDLSSRTDDPVYGGAIAEAWAYLKRHAQAGRRGEAPTVDFGLAAFESFVKADPVPDEALSPTEDAPVLMPAHVDLLACTSPVPAADPEVSLYLHGPKRQPDAVSVIWRADIHRVLGHRAVFALLQLVLPRSTEAVELPVWAVKMWLRRGSSADADLADVASQMEDEDLDADRASSREVFRWTGNEDTSAWISANDIRPGDTIVLPASYGGLDAYGWNPEETAPVRDLGLQANLPFQGSYFTVRVAPGLVAQEDEARLAAILAEAEAGDWRDVRDGLLELKLDDDLRASLMRLDAARGRVQAFFDIYGRDAQGRPIGVVLEARRGVAADGVDALSAVPATEDDLFGSITGVPVELEAHCQGVAEAALRFARAVGLPESIQRDLELAGLFHDFGKADRRFQSYLAFGDPLGPDMDAPLLAKSGRPLPYHVRADVGLPDRWRHEALSVSLAPRHPRFQEAGDPELVLWLVGTHHGYGRPFFPHDDPASSSGEPYSRTLFGYAVEMAPSDGPQSLAYDWHGVDWAGLYELLKARYGVWGLAYLEAVLRLADHRVSEEEQRMRGVTRDSSRIST, from the coding sequence GTGAGCACGCCCTTGGATCGCTCTGAGTTCGCTTCGTTTCTGCAGGAGGTCCATGGGTATCAGCCGTTTCCTTGGCAAGTTCGCCTGTTCGACCATCTCGTTGAGACCGGAGCGTGGCCGGAACTCCTGAAACTGCCGACGTCGTCCGGAAAGACGACCGTGATCGACATCGCGGTGTTTTACCTCGCTCTGGAGGCTGATGCGGGGGCGAACCGGCGGGCACCCATGCGTCTGGCGTTCATTGTCGACCGAAGGCTCGTGGTCGACGATGCCTATCAACATGCGAAACGCTTGGCGGAGAATCTGGAAGCGGCGGAGCCCGACTCCGTGTCCGCGCGCGTGGCGGCGAGGCTTCGGGAGCTGAGCGGCAGTTCGCATCCTCTCGTGGTTCGACGGTTGCGCGGAGGTGTGCCCCGCGAGGACGATTGGGCGCGCACGCCGATCCAGCCGACGGTGCTTTGTTCCACGGTGGATCAGGTGGGTTCGCGCCTCTTATTTCGCGGATACGGTGTTTCGGATGCGATGAAGCCCGTGCACGCAGGCCTCCTTGGCGCCGACTGTCACTTGTTCGTCGATGAGGCGCATTTGGCGGAACCGCTTCGGCAGACGCTGTCTTGGGTCGCCATGTACAACGGGCCGCGGTGGCGGACGGATACCACCATCAAGTTGCCATGGGGGTACACCATCATGACGGCGACGCCGCAACCGGGTGTGAATCAGGCCTTCGAGTTGGAGGACGAAGATTTCGAACACCCGATTTTAAGCGCCCGCTGGTCGGCGACAAAGCCCGTGCGATTGATAGAGCTCAAGAAGAAGACGGCCAGGGACAAGTCCGCGCCGGAAGAATCTTTGCAGGAGGCGGACGAGGCGGAGGAGAACCGGCGCGTGGAGGCGCTGATCGACGAATTTCGCACGGCGGCGCAGTATTTGCAGGCAAACGGTGTCCCCCGTCCGGCTATCGCCATTGTCGTGAATCGCGTGGGCCGGGCCCGCGCTGTCTTTGACGCGCTTCGCGCAGAGCTCGCCTCGGATGGCTGGACGCCGATGCTCTTGATGGGTCCCGCGCGTCCTCTGGATCGGGATGCATGGTTGACGGGCCAACTAGCGCCCATCCGCACGCGCCCATGGCCTGAACGGCGAGATCTCGAGCATCCAATAGCGATTGTCGCCACGCAGTGCATCGAAGTCGGCATCGACATCGATCTCGACGCCGTCATCACGGACGCTGCGCCCATCGACGCACTGAGGCAGCGGTTCGGGCGCTTGAACCGGGCTGGCCGACCCACGCCGTGCCTCGGCGCCATTGTGGCGACGCCCACGGACCTGTCTTCGAGGACGGACGATCCGGTCTACGGTGGTGCGATTGCAGAAGCGTGGGCGTATCTGAAGCGCCATGCGCAGGCGGGCCGCCGGGGGGAGGCGCCTACAGTCGACTTTGGCCTCGCGGCGTTTGAGAGCTTTGTCAAGGCCGATCCGGTTCCTGACGAGGCGCTCTCTCCCACAGAGGACGCGCCCGTGCTCATGCCGGCGCATGTGGACCTGCTCGCATGCACGAGTCCTGTGCCAGCCGCGGATCCGGAGGTCTCACTGTACTTGCACGGCCCGAAGCGGCAGCCGGACGCCGTCAGCGTCATCTGGCGAGCGGATATTCATAGGGTGCTTGGCCATCGCGCCGTGTTCGCGCTGCTTCAGTTGGTGTTGCCGAGATCGACGGAAGCCGTCGAGTTGCCCGTTTGGGCGGTCAAGATGTGGCTCCGACGGGGATCGAGCGCTGACGCCGACCTCGCGGATGTCGCATCCCAGATGGAGGACGAGGACTTGGATGCCGATCGCGCATCTTCGCGCGAAGTTTTCCGTTGGACGGGCAACGAAGATACCTCGGCATGGATTTCCGCAAACGACATTCGCCCGGGTGACACCATCGTGTTGCCTGCGAGCTACGGCGGGTTGGATGCGTACGGTTGGAACCCAGAGGAGACAGCGCCGGTGCGTGATCTCGGCTTGCAGGCGAACCTGCCGTTCCAAGGAAGCTATTTCACCGTGCGCGTGGCTCCTGGGCTTGTTGCCCAGGAGGACGAAGCGCGGCTTGCCGCCATCCTCGCTGAGGCGGAGGCTGGTGATTGGCGTGACGTGCGGGATGGGCTCCTTGAGCTCAAGCTCGACGACGACCTGAGAGCTAGCCTAATGAGGCTCGACGCGGCGCGCGGGCGCGTTCAGGCGTTCTTCGACATCTACGGCCGCGATGCACAAGGTCGCCCCATCGGCGTGGTGCTGGAAGCGCGCCGGGGTGTGGCAGCGGATGGCGTCGACGCGCTTTCGGCTGTTCCCGCGACGGAAGATGATCTGTTTGGGTCCATCACCGGCGTGCCGGTCGAGCTCGAGGCTCACTGCCAGGGCGTGGCAGAGGCGGCTCTGCGTTTCGCGCGGGCCGTGGGCCTGCCCGAGTCCATCCAACGCGATCTCGAGCTTGCCGGCCTCTTTCACGATTTCGGGAAGGCGGATCGTCGGTTTCAATCGTATTTGGCCTTTGGCGATCCGCTCGGCCCGGACATGGACGCCCCGCTCCTCGCCAAGTCTGGCAGACCGCTGCCCTATCATGTGCGTGCGGATGTCGGGCTGCCAGATCGCTGGCGACACGAGGCGCTGTCTGTGTCGCTTGCTCCGCGGCACCCGAGATTCCAAGAAGCGGGAGATCCGGAACTTGTCCTGTGGTTAGTTGGCACACACCACGGATACGGTCGCCCGTTCTTTCCGCACGACGATCCGGCTTCGTCCTCAGGCGAGCCGTACTCCCGAACGCTTTTCGGATATGCCGTGGAGATGGCACCTTCGGACGGGCCGCAGTCGCTCGCGTATGACTGGCACGGCGTCGATTGGGCTGGGTTGTACGAATTGCTGAAGGCGCGCTACGGCGTTTGGGGACTCGCGTATCTGGAAGCGGTATTGCGGCTTGCCGACCACAGGGTATCGGAGGAAGAGCAGAGGATGAGGGGGGTCACGCGTGACAGCTCACGAATTTCGACTTGA
- the proB gene encoding glutamate 5-kinase has product MSREGRGRRRLVVKIGSSSLTQADGSLALARMSQLVSDMARLEREVGCQFVLVSSGAIAAGLGRLGWQRAHISMPEKQAAAAVGQVLLMEHYERLFADHGIAVGQLLLTRADVEDRKRFVNIRNTVMALLQRGVMPIINENDTVAVDEIRFGDNDTLAALVALVAEAEKLVLLTDIDALYTANPRLDPTAQRISEVEAITDEIERIAGGAGSSAGTGGMRTKIAAAKIATQSGVEVVIAHRDEPRVLERVLAGEAVGTRFLPSPEPVSLRKSWLLHAPKPEGALQVDHGAMRALIGGGKSLLLPGIVRVMGEFQEGAVVELVGPSGAAFGKGISNFSSRDLAEWLEKKRAGEDVHALHEVVHRNDMVIWTEATAG; this is encoded by the coding sequence ATGTCGAGGGAGGGTCGCGGGCGCAGGCGGCTTGTGGTGAAGATTGGATCGAGCTCGCTGACGCAGGCGGACGGGTCGCTCGCGCTGGCGCGCATGAGTCAGCTCGTTTCTGACATGGCGCGGCTCGAGCGGGAGGTAGGCTGCCAGTTTGTGCTGGTTTCCTCAGGCGCCATTGCGGCGGGGCTTGGCAGGCTCGGCTGGCAGCGGGCGCACATCTCCATGCCGGAGAAGCAGGCGGCCGCGGCTGTCGGCCAGGTGCTGCTCATGGAGCACTACGAGCGCCTATTTGCCGATCACGGCATCGCCGTGGGCCAGCTGCTTTTGACGCGGGCGGACGTCGAGGATCGCAAGCGGTTTGTCAACATCCGCAATACCGTGATGGCGCTTCTGCAGCGCGGCGTGATGCCGATCATCAACGAGAACGACACCGTCGCGGTGGACGAGATTCGCTTCGGCGACAACGACACGCTGGCGGCGCTCGTCGCGCTGGTGGCGGAGGCGGAGAAGCTTGTGCTCCTCACGGACATCGACGCGCTCTACACCGCAAATCCGCGGCTGGATCCGACCGCGCAGCGGATTTCGGAGGTGGAGGCCATCACGGACGAGATCGAGCGCATCGCGGGCGGGGCGGGCTCGAGCGCGGGCACAGGCGGCATGCGGACGAAGATTGCGGCGGCGAAGATCGCCACGCAGTCGGGCGTGGAGGTCGTGATCGCCCACCGGGACGAGCCGCGCGTGCTCGAGCGGGTGCTCGCCGGCGAGGCGGTGGGCACGCGCTTTCTGCCGTCGCCGGAGCCGGTGAGCCTGCGCAAGTCGTGGCTGCTTCACGCGCCGAAACCGGAGGGCGCCTTGCAGGTCGATCACGGCGCCATGCGGGCGCTCATCGGAGGCGGCAAGAGCCTGCTGTTGCCGGGCATTGTGCGCGTGATGGGCGAGTTCCAGGAAGGCGCGGTGGTGGAGCTCGTGGGCCCTTCGGGCGCGGCGTTCGGCAAAGGGATTTCCAACTTTTCATCGCGCGATCTCGCCGAGTGGCTGGAGAAAAAGCGCGCGGGTGAGGATGTGCACGCGCTGCACGAAGTGGTGCATCGCAACGACATGGTGATTTGGACGGAGGCGACGGCGGGATGA